In one window of Hevea brasiliensis isolate MT/VB/25A 57/8 chromosome 10, ASM3005281v1, whole genome shotgun sequence DNA:
- the LOC110668910 gene encoding glutamate receptor 3.2 isoform X1: MFGEKKGQWIMLLQLFVSLLNLLLLMWSIGKIKDGANIIKLICSASDAAVILNSSTRVEKDVSETAFHATDGYYPSLNIPPHSAEQEQEQHFVDPNSKELKKIRCMQGGLSTAQQGRDFFNSVKSSTTASLPNGFHFRRLENHAYNSVHNDFQANARSLIPLALSMKHANEHKESAFGKKQLNNKFHGQNFPISRGKLLKIGVPMRSTLKQFVEVSPDEKNIRGFSIDVFEAAVRLLPYKLRYKMVPFNGSNDDLLKEVSLKTLDAAAGDIVINAEGYQLVEFSQPYVEAGLTMLVKARTNKSQAWFFISPFTPWMWFTMAAMSMFTGFVIWLIEKENHEENGGSPASPIKTVLWISFATLYSGQRETPKNSLSIFVLAPWLFLLLVVSSTFTATLTSVLSNPHSEPFTAADVDVLKRMDAMIGCDGSSLIVQYLVKVIRFKPQNIKTIASSDDYAKALASGDIKAAFILMPHAKVFLGKYCSGFTISGPTYKLGGFGFVFQKGYSLASDMSQAIYRLSESGELQRMEEDMLSSNNCSVSLSDANVTSSLGPEPFLGLFIMSGGASTIALLITLICLLRRHWDSIINIQAAFAGIKLVHCWLTENR; the protein is encoded by the exons ATGTTTGGGGAGAAAAAGGGGCAATGGATTATGCTTCTGCAACTGTTTGTCAGCCTTTTGAATTTGTTATTACTAATGTGGAGTATTGGGAAGATAAAAGATGGAGCTAATATCATTAAGTTGATATGCTCTGCTTCTGATGCTGCTGTGATTTTGAATTCCAGTACCAGGGTAGAGAAAGATGTCTCAGAGACAGCTTTCCATGCCACAGATGGTTATTATCCGTCGCTGAATATCCCACCACATTCTGCTG AGCAAGAGCAAGAACAGCATTTCGTGGATCCCAACTCCAAAGAGTTGAAGAAAATAAGATGTATGCAGGGAGGGCTTTCAACAGCCCAGCAGGGCCGTGATTTTTTTAATTCTGTTAAATCTTCTACAACGGCCTCCTTGCCAAATGGTTTTCATTTTAGAAGACTGGAAAATCATGCATACAATTCAGTGCATAATGATTTTCAGGCAAATGCAAGGAGTCTAATTCCGCTTGCTTTATCAATGAAACATGCGAATGAGCACAAGGAGTCTGCATTTGGAAAGAAACAGCTAAATAACAAATTTCATGGCCAGAATTTTCCAATATCTAGAGGGAAGCTGTTGAAAATTGGTGTTCCAATGAGATCAACTTTGAAGCAATTTGTGGAGGTAAGTCCTGATGAGAAAAACATTAGAGGATTCTCAATTGATGTGTTTGAAGCGGCTGTTAGGCTTTTACCCTACAAATTGAGGTACAAGATGGTTCCCTTTAATGGTTCTAATGATGATTTGCTTAAGGAGGTTTCTCTCAAG ACTTTGGATGCAGCAGCTGGTGATATAGTAATAAATGCAGAAGGGTATCAACTTGTGGAATTCTCACAGCCATATGTGGAAGCTGGACTCACAATGTTGGTGAAAGCTAGAACAAATAAATCTCAGGCTTGGTTTTTCATTAGCCCCTTTACCCCTTGGATGTGGTTTACTATGGCAGCCATGAGTATGTTCACTGGTTTCGTCATCTGGCTTATTGAAAAGGAAAACCATGAAGAGAATGGTGGTTCACCTGCCAGCCCAATCAAAACTGTTTTATGGATATCCTTTGCCACTCTGTATTCTGGCCAGA GAGAAACACCAAAGAATAGTTTGTCTATTTTTGTGCTAGCCCCATGGTTATTCTTGTTGCTAGTTGTTAGCTCAACATTCACAGCGACCCTCACTTCCGTATTGAGCAACCCACATTCTGAACCATTTACAGCAGCAGATGTTGATGTGCTCAAGAGAATGGATGCCATGATTGGCTGTGATGGAAGTTCTCTTATAGTTCAGTACTTGGTGAAAGTTATACGGTTCAAGCCACAGAATATCAAAACCATAGCTTCAAGTGATGACTATGCAAAGGCTCTAGCAAGTGGAGATATTAAAGCTGCTTTCATTTTGATGCCTCATGCCAAAGTTTTTCTTGGAAAATACTGCAGCGGCTTCACCATTTCAGGACCCACCTACAAGCTAGGCGGTTTTGGATTT GTGTTTCAAAAGGGTTATAGTTTGGCATCAGACATGTCCCAAGCAATTTATAGATTAAGTGAGAGTGGGGAATTGCAGCGAATGGAGGAAGACATGCTTTCCTCTAACAATTGCTCTGTTTCATTATCTGATGCCAATGTGACCTCAAGTTTAGGACCAGAACCATTTTTAGGATTGTTCATTATGTCAGGAGGTGCATCCACAATTGCTTTACTAATCACATTGATATGTCTATTGAGACGACATTGGGACAGTATAATCAACATTCAAGCAGCATTTGCGGGTATAAAACTTGTCCATTGTTGGTTAACAGAAAACAGATAA
- the LOC110668910 gene encoding glutamate receptor 3.2 isoform X2: protein MVCPPFFSSSLQTIFAEQEQEQHFVDPNSKELKKIRCMQGGLSTAQQGRDFFNSVKSSTTASLPNGFHFRRLENHAYNSVHNDFQANARSLIPLALSMKHANEHKESAFGKKQLNNKFHGQNFPISRGKLLKIGVPMRSTLKQFVEVSPDEKNIRGFSIDVFEAAVRLLPYKLRYKMVPFNGSNDDLLKEVSLKTLDAAAGDIVINAEGYQLVEFSQPYVEAGLTMLVKARTNKSQAWFFISPFTPWMWFTMAAMSMFTGFVIWLIEKENHEENGGSPASPIKTVLWISFATLYSGQRETPKNSLSIFVLAPWLFLLLVVSSTFTATLTSVLSNPHSEPFTAADVDVLKRMDAMIGCDGSSLIVQYLVKVIRFKPQNIKTIASSDDYAKALASGDIKAAFILMPHAKVFLGKYCSGFTISGPTYKLGGFGFVFQKGYSLASDMSQAIYRLSESGELQRMEEDMLSSNNCSVSLSDANVTSSLGPEPFLGLFIMSGGASTIALLITLICLLRRHWDSIINIQAAFAGIKLVHCWLTENR from the exons ATGGTCTGCCCTCCCTTTTTCTCAAGTTCTCTCCAAACTATTTTTGCAGAGCAAGAGCAAGAACAGCATTTCGTGGATCCCAACTCCAAAGAGTTGAAGAAAATAAGATGTATGCAGGGAGGGCTTTCAACAGCCCAGCAGGGCCGTGATTTTTTTAATTCTGTTAAATCTTCTACAACGGCCTCCTTGCCAAATGGTTTTCATTTTAGAAGACTGGAAAATCATGCATACAATTCAGTGCATAATGATTTTCAGGCAAATGCAAGGAGTCTAATTCCGCTTGCTTTATCAATGAAACATGCGAATGAGCACAAGGAGTCTGCATTTGGAAAGAAACAGCTAAATAACAAATTTCATGGCCAGAATTTTCCAATATCTAGAGGGAAGCTGTTGAAAATTGGTGTTCCAATGAGATCAACTTTGAAGCAATTTGTGGAGGTAAGTCCTGATGAGAAAAACATTAGAGGATTCTCAATTGATGTGTTTGAAGCGGCTGTTAGGCTTTTACCCTACAAATTGAGGTACAAGATGGTTCCCTTTAATGGTTCTAATGATGATTTGCTTAAGGAGGTTTCTCTCAAG ACTTTGGATGCAGCAGCTGGTGATATAGTAATAAATGCAGAAGGGTATCAACTTGTGGAATTCTCACAGCCATATGTGGAAGCTGGACTCACAATGTTGGTGAAAGCTAGAACAAATAAATCTCAGGCTTGGTTTTTCATTAGCCCCTTTACCCCTTGGATGTGGTTTACTATGGCAGCCATGAGTATGTTCACTGGTTTCGTCATCTGGCTTATTGAAAAGGAAAACCATGAAGAGAATGGTGGTTCACCTGCCAGCCCAATCAAAACTGTTTTATGGATATCCTTTGCCACTCTGTATTCTGGCCAGA GAGAAACACCAAAGAATAGTTTGTCTATTTTTGTGCTAGCCCCATGGTTATTCTTGTTGCTAGTTGTTAGCTCAACATTCACAGCGACCCTCACTTCCGTATTGAGCAACCCACATTCTGAACCATTTACAGCAGCAGATGTTGATGTGCTCAAGAGAATGGATGCCATGATTGGCTGTGATGGAAGTTCTCTTATAGTTCAGTACTTGGTGAAAGTTATACGGTTCAAGCCACAGAATATCAAAACCATAGCTTCAAGTGATGACTATGCAAAGGCTCTAGCAAGTGGAGATATTAAAGCTGCTTTCATTTTGATGCCTCATGCCAAAGTTTTTCTTGGAAAATACTGCAGCGGCTTCACCATTTCAGGACCCACCTACAAGCTAGGCGGTTTTGGATTT GTGTTTCAAAAGGGTTATAGTTTGGCATCAGACATGTCCCAAGCAATTTATAGATTAAGTGAGAGTGGGGAATTGCAGCGAATGGAGGAAGACATGCTTTCCTCTAACAATTGCTCTGTTTCATTATCTGATGCCAATGTGACCTCAAGTTTAGGACCAGAACCATTTTTAGGATTGTTCATTATGTCAGGAGGTGCATCCACAATTGCTTTACTAATCACATTGATATGTCTATTGAGACGACATTGGGACAGTATAATCAACATTCAAGCAGCATTTGCGGGTATAAAACTTGTCCATTGTTGGTTAACAGAAAACAGATAA
- the LOC110646851 gene encoding glutamate receptor 3.2-like, whose translation MRSIFKESVKEHSVQKQITRFTVDVFEAAVKLLSYKLSFEIVPFYGDYDDLLKKVALKTFDAAIGDIVIRAEGYQLVEFSQSYVDTGLLMVVTTKSDKSQPWLFMSPFTRGMWFIMAAMSLLTGFLVWLIEYQNHSSESRDSPPKQIGTVISFVFAALHFGQGKKSTIFC comes from the exons ATGAGATCAATTTTCAAGGAATCTGTAAAAGAACATTCTGTTCAAAAACAAATCACTAGGTTTACAGTTGATGTGTTTGAAGCAGCTGTCAAGCTTCTATCCTACAAATTGAGTTTTGAAATAGTTCCGTTTTATGGTGATTATGATGATTTGCTTAAGAAAGTTGCTCTCAAG ACTTTTGATGCAGCTATTGGTGATATAGTAATAAGAGCAGAAGGGTATCAGCTTGTAGAATTCTCGCAATCATATGTTGATACAGGACTTCTGATGGTAGTCACAACTAAATCAGATAAATCTCAACCTTGGTTGTTCATGAGCCCCTTCACTCGAGGGATGTGGTTTATCATGGCTGCCATGAGTTTGCTCACTGGTTTTCTTGTCTGGCTTATTGAATATCAAAACCATAGTAGTGAAAGTAGGGATTCACCTCCCAAACAAATTGGAACTGTTATATCGTTCGTTTTTGCAGCCCTCCATTTTGGGCAGGGTAAAAAATCTACCATCTTTTGCTGA